The genome window TTGATGTTACAGCGGCAGAAAATTGCAAAAGTGTGATAGCGATGAGTGCGGACCAACGATAATCGTAGTCGTAGTGGTCGAAGGAAATATTGCCCGAGTCTATGGAGGATTCGTAGGGCATAAAGCGCGTTGCCTGATTAGGATACATAAATGGCTGTAAATGCCTGAATAGGACATCACGTTTCGTGATGTTTTTAACAAATGAGGAAGGATTCTTTCAAAAAGTGTGGAATAATAAAGGTAAAGGCAGGAAAAAGCGGTGAAAAGAGGGGGAGGGGTTTCTGTATGTTTAAGAAGATACTCTTGGCTACGGACGGTTCTGAACATGCCCTGAAAGCGGCCCGCTATGCCTGTCACCTGATGAAGCTTGACCCGCAGATTGAAACGACGATCCTTTATGTCTTTGATCTTTCCCACCAGTTCTTCCTTGGATCCGATGGCGCTGTTTTCTTCGATCCTGACATCCTGAAAGACAAAATGAGTGAGTTGGCCGGTCAGATCTTGGCCACCACGAAGGCTCTCTTCGAAGCCGAGGGGCTGACCTGTCAGACTGAAGCCACCATGGGACACCCTGCCTTCGTTATTGTCGACACTGCCGAACACAACGGCGCAGACCTGATCATCATGGGTTCTCGCGGCATGGGCGAGTTCCGCAGCTTCCTGTCAGGCAGCGTCAGTGACCGCGTATTTCATTTGGCCAAGTGCCCGGTGATGGTCATCAAAGAACACAAAAGCTGACCGGATAGACGCAATCATACATCAGCGTATATCGAATGGAGAAAATAAAAAGAGACCGAAGAAAAGCAGCTATACCTCCAGGTTAAAACGGAGGTTGCGGGCAAGGCGGGCGATTTCACGTCCGCCTTCTCCTTTTCCATGACAACTGTCTTCCAGGCGGCGTAGAAAGTGCTGCAACGGCGCAGTCTGCAAGCCGCTGCGGGCGGCTTGGCGTCCCATGGCAGCCGTCTCCTCGATGACCACGCTCAATGCCCGCCAGAGTTGTTGTTCCGCCAAGACCAGGCCCACCGATTCGAGGCAGGCGCTCAGGTAGGTCCAGAGGCTTTCTGAAAAGGGAAAGGCGGGTGAGTGGCCGTACTCGAAGATGAGACTGGTCAATTCCATATATCGTCGGGTCTGTTCCTCCGTGTCAAAGGTGGTGTTTGGTTCGACCAAGTCGCGCAGGTATTTTTTGAACAGTTCGTTGATCCCGTAGCGGACCCGAAACCAGCGATGGCCGGCCATGGCGTCGAGAAGGCACTCCAATGCCGGTTCCAGGCAGCCAGAGCCAG of Heliomicrobium gestii contains these proteins:
- a CDS encoding universal stress protein, translated to MFKKILLATDGSEHALKAARYACHLMKLDPQIETTILYVFDLSHQFFLGSDGAVFFDPDILKDKMSELAGQILATTKALFEAEGLTCQTEATMGHPAFVIVDTAEHNGADLIIMGSRGMGEFRSFLSGSVSDRVFHLAKCPVMVIKEHKS